One genomic window of Kaistia geumhonensis includes the following:
- a CDS encoding tagatose kinase, with protein sequence MDGPVVTIGEILVEIMATTLGDGFLEPQSLIGPFPSGAPAIFIDQVGKLGAPAAIVSAVGDDDFGTLNLDRLRKDGVDVSAVAVLPGAATGSAFVRYRADGSRAFVFNMRDSAAGKIAATAEAKAVLAGAAHLHVMGSGLPIPAVHGMIFATIPDLKARGGTVSFDPNVRRETLRDAEGRAAFDRVLAVTDLFLPSGEELAMFAEGAGEEDAVAHLLAAGVREIVLKRGAAGASHFDRDGRTDMPGFAVEEIDPTGAGDSFGATFLVARRAGLPVERALRYANAAGARTVTIKGPMEGTSTFAELDAFIAGAIVRSP encoded by the coding sequence ATGGACGGACCCGTCGTCACGATCGGCGAGATCCTGGTCGAGATCATGGCCACCACGCTCGGCGACGGCTTCCTGGAGCCGCAATCGTTGATCGGGCCGTTCCCGAGCGGCGCGCCGGCCATCTTCATCGATCAGGTGGGCAAGCTCGGCGCGCCGGCTGCCATCGTCTCGGCGGTCGGCGACGACGATTTCGGCACGCTGAATCTCGACCGTCTCCGGAAGGACGGCGTCGACGTCTCGGCGGTCGCGGTCCTCCCCGGCGCCGCCACGGGCAGCGCCTTCGTGCGCTATCGCGCCGATGGCAGCCGCGCCTTCGTCTTCAACATGCGCGACAGCGCCGCCGGCAAGATCGCGGCCACGGCCGAGGCGAAGGCGGTCCTCGCCGGCGCGGCGCATCTGCACGTCATGGGGTCCGGCCTGCCGATCCCCGCCGTCCACGGCATGATCTTCGCCACGATCCCCGACCTCAAGGCGCGCGGCGGAACCGTGTCCTTCGACCCGAATGTTCGCCGCGAGACGCTGCGCGACGCCGAGGGCAGGGCGGCCTTCGACCGCGTTCTCGCGGTGACCGATCTCTTCCTCCCCTCGGGCGAGGAACTCGCGATGTTCGCCGAGGGCGCCGGCGAAGAGGACGCGGTCGCCCATCTCCTGGCCGCTGGCGTCCGGGAGATCGTCCTGAAGCGCGGCGCGGCCGGCGCGAGCCATTTCGACCGCGACGGGCGCACCGACATGCCCGGTTTCGCCGTCGAGGAGATCGATCCGACCGGCGCGGGCGACAGTTTCGGCGCGACCTTCCTCGTCGCGCGTCGGGCGGGGCTACCGGTCGAGCGCGCGCTCCGCTATGCCAACGCGGCCGGCGCGCGGACGGTGACGATCAAGGGGCCGATGGAGGGCACCTCGACCTTCGCCGAGCTCGACGCCTTCATCGCCGGCGCCATCGTCAGGAGCCCTTGA
- a CDS encoding D-tagatose-bisphosphate aldolase, class II, non-catalytic subunit — protein MSDFIRDLPKARRDGRRLAITSVCSAHPDVIRATFRHGRDGEGPVLIEATCNQVNQDGGYTGMRPADFRRFVLAIAAEEGFAPERIIFGGDHLGPNPWKKKPAEEAMAKAEAMVAAFVAAGFSKIHLDASMGCAGEPEALDDTTTAHRAARLAAAAEAAARDAGLPPPVYVIGTEVPTPGGATHALDHLEPTTPAAVKKTIATHRDIFFAAGLEAAYERAIGIVVQPGVEFGHESVVAYQPERARSLVAVLENEPGFVFEAHSTDYQPVDRLAALVSDGFAILKVGPGLTFALREALYGLDCIAAELDPSYGGRRLAAAMEALMLAEPGNWQSHYPGTAEEQHILRHYSYSDRIRYYWPHPEAERAVAALYAALDGRVIPETLVSQFLPRAAGAGPLDAHGHVLHAVERVLEDYAAAIRG, from the coding sequence ATGTCCGATTTCATCCGCGATCTGCCGAAGGCCCGCCGCGACGGGCGCCGCCTCGCCATTACCTCGGTCTGCTCGGCGCATCCGGACGTGATCCGGGCCACCTTCCGCCACGGCCGGGATGGAGAGGGTCCGGTGCTGATCGAGGCGACCTGCAACCAGGTCAACCAGGATGGCGGCTATACCGGCATGAGGCCGGCCGATTTCCGCCGCTTCGTGCTCGCCATCGCGGCCGAGGAGGGTTTTGCGCCGGAGCGCATCATCTTCGGCGGCGATCATCTCGGGCCGAATCCGTGGAAGAAGAAGCCGGCCGAGGAGGCGATGGCCAAGGCCGAGGCGATGGTTGCCGCCTTCGTCGCCGCCGGGTTCTCCAAGATCCATCTCGATGCCTCGATGGGCTGCGCCGGCGAGCCGGAGGCGCTCGACGACACGACGACCGCCCATCGCGCCGCGCGCCTCGCCGCCGCCGCCGAGGCCGCCGCCCGCGATGCCGGCCTGCCGCCGCCGGTCTATGTGATCGGCACCGAAGTGCCGACGCCGGGTGGGGCCACCCATGCGCTCGACCATCTGGAGCCGACGACCCCGGCGGCCGTGAAGAAGACGATCGCCACCCATCGCGACATCTTCTTCGCCGCCGGGCTCGAGGCGGCCTATGAGCGCGCCATCGGCATCGTGGTGCAGCCGGGCGTCGAGTTCGGCCATGAGAGCGTCGTCGCCTATCAGCCCGAACGTGCGCGCTCGCTGGTCGCGGTGCTGGAGAACGAGCCCGGCTTCGTCTTCGAGGCGCATTCGACGGATTATCAGCCGGTCGATCGGCTCGCGGCGCTGGTCTCGGACGGCTTCGCGATCCTGAAGGTCGGTCCCGGCCTGACCTTCGCGCTGCGCGAGGCGCTCTACGGGCTCGACTGCATCGCGGCCGAGCTCGACCCGTCCTATGGCGGCCGCCGCCTCGCCGCCGCCATGGAGGCGCTGATGCTCGCCGAGCCGGGCAACTGGCAGAGCCATTATCCGGGCACGGCGGAGGAGCAGCACATCCTGCGCCACTACTCCTATTCCGACCGCATCCGCTATTACTGGCCGCATCCGGAGGCGGAGCGGGCGGTGGCGGCGCTGTATGCGGCGCTCGACGGCCGCGTGATCCCGGAGACGCTGGTGTCGCAGTTCCTGCCGCGCGCGGCGGGGGCTGGACCGCTCGATGCGCACGGACATGTCCTCCACGCGGTCGAGCGCGTCCTGGAGGACTACGCCGCCGCGATCAGAGGGTGA
- a CDS encoding sugar ABC transporter ATP-binding protein, translating to MLAATSVAKSYAGVPALTDGRIQLKRGSVHALCGGNGAGKSTFLSILMGLHRADSGSILVKGRLVHYASAAEALADGIAIITQELSPVLDMTVAENIYLGREPRRGGWFVDRARMESDAAALFARLGFDIDPKLRMRELSVARIQLVEIAKAISRDADILIMDEPTSAIGEKETATFFKAIRGLSAAGVGIIYVSHRLTDIFQIADSYTVFRDGRFVESGALADIDRQRLIALIVGRDLRDADQRASTARPEPMIEMRGFSRAGQFADISLQIARGEILGLYGLMGAGRSEFANAVYGNQPKDTGEVLIDGRPVEIRAPSDALRNGIAIVTEDRKETGLVLSSSVSDNIVIAALGRFSRLGFVDGRKVAGAVEKEIAAFRIRTASRHLPVQSLSGGNQQKVVLARCVETEPRILICDEPTRGIDEGAKREVYAFLSAFAAAGNAVLLISSEIPEILANADRIVVFRRGRIAGELAAGEATQDALVHLAS from the coding sequence TTGCTCGCCGCGACCAGCGTCGCCAAGTCCTATGCCGGCGTGCCGGCGTTGACCGACGGCCGCATCCAGCTGAAGCGCGGCAGCGTGCACGCACTTTGCGGCGGCAACGGCGCCGGCAAGTCGACATTCCTGTCCATCCTGATGGGCCTTCATCGGGCCGATTCCGGCTCGATCCTCGTCAAGGGCCGCCTCGTCCACTACGCCTCGGCCGCCGAGGCGCTCGCCGACGGCATCGCGATCATCACGCAGGAACTCTCGCCCGTCCTCGACATGACGGTGGCCGAGAACATCTATCTCGGCCGCGAGCCGCGCCGCGGTGGCTGGTTCGTCGACCGCGCCAGGATGGAAAGCGATGCGGCCGCGCTGTTCGCCCGCCTCGGCTTCGACATCGACCCGAAGCTCCGGATGCGCGAATTGTCGGTCGCGCGCATCCAGCTCGTCGAGATCGCCAAGGCGATCAGCCGCGACGCCGACATCCTGATCATGGACGAGCCGACCTCGGCGATCGGCGAGAAGGAGACCGCGACCTTCTTCAAGGCGATCCGCGGCCTCTCGGCTGCCGGCGTCGGCATCATCTATGTCTCGCATCGCCTGACCGACATCTTCCAGATCGCCGACAGCTACACGGTGTTCCGCGACGGCCGCTTCGTCGAAAGCGGCGCGCTGGCCGATATCGACCGCCAGCGGCTGATCGCTCTCATCGTCGGCCGCGACCTGCGCGACGCCGACCAGCGCGCGAGCACCGCCCGGCCCGAGCCGATGATCGAGATGCGCGGCTTCTCGCGCGCCGGCCAATTCGCCGACATCTCGCTGCAGATCGCGCGTGGCGAGATTCTCGGCCTCTACGGGCTGATGGGCGCGGGGCGCAGCGAATTCGCCAACGCCGTCTATGGCAACCAGCCGAAGGATACCGGCGAGGTGCTGATCGACGGGCGGCCGGTGGAGATCCGCGCGCCGTCGGATGCGCTCAGGAACGGCATCGCCATCGTCACCGAGGATCGCAAGGAGACCGGTCTCGTCCTTTCCTCCTCGGTCTCGGACAACATCGTCATCGCGGCGCTCGGCCGCTTCTCCCGCCTCGGTTTCGTCGACGGCCGCAAGGTCGCGGGCGCGGTCGAGAAGGAGATCGCCGCCTTCCGCATCCGCACCGCCTCGCGCCACCTGCCGGTCCAGAGCCTTTCCGGCGGCAACCAGCAGAAGGTGGTGCTCGCGCGCTGCGTCGAGACCGAGCCGCGCATCCTCATCTGCGACGAGCCGACCCGCGGCATCGACGAAGGGGCGAAGCGCGAGGTCTACGCCTTCCTCTCCGCCTTCGCGGCCGCCGGCAATGCCGTGCTGCTGATCTCGTCCGAGATCCCCGAAATCCTCGCCAATGCCGACCGCATCGTGGTGTTCCGCCGCGGTCGCATCGCCGGCGAACTCGCGGCGGGCGAGGCGACGCAGGACGCGCTCGTCCATCTCGCGAGCTGA
- a CDS encoding ROK family transcriptional regulator — protein MATPQSVRYLNEIRALNALFRAGGMSRADLARVLGLNRSTTGNIIANLMTDGMVVERTDRPRGDSPQRTGRPGILIELDAAGAYFLGAEIGVDRLTVVATDMAAREIRRETIAYPTFESAPDAVSDRLVAMIAAVIESLPKADRVRGVCVGLPALLDEGRVINALIIGWRDVRLKEMLAERLARRLPGLDLLVAVENDANAFAIAETYRETAHRSETVAFLLIENGAGGGVVIGGRLFRGSAGLAGEFGQLVVGGEGFFVGRHKPGHLESYIGKDALVARYRANGAAAGDDLDRFLAALEAGEAMARRTASEWGRRLAIGLVQLTSVLNPGAIILGGSVAPVFRHVAGEVEAAMRREFLEGFPMPRIEVSALGIEGPALGGAFIMHQRMFSIDERAIYASEQPLTLFRT, from the coding sequence GTGGCTACACCGCAGTCCGTCCGCTACCTGAACGAGATCCGCGCACTCAACGCGCTGTTCCGCGCCGGCGGCATGAGCCGCGCCGACCTCGCGCGCGTCCTCGGCCTCAACCGGTCGACCACTGGCAACATCATCGCCAATCTGATGACCGACGGCATGGTCGTCGAGCGGACCGACCGGCCGCGCGGCGACAGCCCGCAGCGCACCGGACGGCCGGGCATCCTGATCGAGCTCGACGCGGCAGGCGCCTATTTCCTCGGCGCCGAGATCGGCGTCGACCGCTTGACCGTGGTGGCGACCGACATGGCCGCCCGCGAGATCCGCCGCGAGACCATCGCCTATCCCACCTTCGAGAGCGCGCCTGACGCCGTGTCGGACCGCCTCGTGGCGATGATCGCCGCCGTGATCGAGTCGCTGCCGAAGGCCGATCGCGTGCGCGGCGTCTGTGTCGGCCTTCCGGCGCTGCTCGACGAGGGGCGCGTCATCAACGCGCTCATCATCGGCTGGCGCGACGTGCGGCTGAAGGAAATGCTGGCCGAGCGGCTCGCGCGCCGCCTGCCGGGGCTCGACCTCCTCGTCGCCGTCGAGAACGACGCCAACGCCTTCGCCATCGCCGAGACCTATCGCGAGACGGCGCATCGGTCCGAGACCGTCGCCTTCCTGCTGATCGAGAACGGCGCCGGCGGCGGCGTCGTCATCGGCGGACGGCTCTTCCGTGGTTCCGCCGGGCTCGCCGGCGAGTTCGGCCAGCTCGTGGTCGGCGGCGAGGGCTTCTTCGTCGGCCGCCACAAGCCCGGCCACCTCGAAAGCTATATCGGCAAGGACGCGCTGGTCGCGCGCTATCGCGCCAACGGCGCCGCCGCGGGCGACGACCTCGACCGCTTCCTCGCGGCGCTGGAGGCCGGCGAGGCCATGGCGCGGCGTACGGCGTCGGAGTGGGGTCGGCGGCTTGCGATCGGCCTCGTGCAGCTCACCAGCGTGCTCAATCCGGGCGCCATCATCCTCGGCGGGTCCGTGGCGCCGGTGTTCCGCCATGTCGCCGGCGAGGTCGAGGCCGCGATGCGGCGCGAATTCCTCGAAGGCTTCCCGATGCCGCGCATCGAGGTCTCGGCGCTCGGCATCGAAGGGCCGGCGCTCGGCGGCGCCTTCATCATGCACCAGCGCATGTTCTCGATCGACGAGCGTGCGATCTATGCCAGCGAACAGCCGCTGACGCTGTTCCGCACCTGA
- a CDS encoding GolD/DthD family dehydrogenase, with amino-acid sequence MTETGGAPAGASGGVSGGSLAPFDLTGRVAIITGAAGGIGSAMTRRFAEAGARLALLDRNPDVIAAAEALGPQHRGYVGDVTDEASIVAQVAAVAKDFGGIDILVNNAGIGTLHAAEEKPTDDFDLTIAVNLRAPFLYSREAARHMLAKGWGRVVTIASQAAVIGIEGHVAYSASKAGLIGMTNCMALEWGPRGVTANCISPTVVETAMAKIGWAGEKGVRARAEIPTRRFAQPDEIALAAIYLASDAAAMVNGANLMVDGGYTIR; translated from the coding sequence ATGACGGAGACAGGCGGCGCGCCTGCCGGGGCTTCCGGCGGCGTTTCTGGCGGTTCACTCGCGCCCTTCGACCTGACGGGCCGCGTGGCCATCATCACCGGCGCCGCGGGCGGCATCGGCTCGGCCATGACCCGGCGCTTCGCCGAGGCCGGCGCGCGGCTGGCGCTGCTCGACCGCAATCCGGACGTGATCGCCGCCGCCGAGGCGCTCGGCCCGCAGCATCGCGGCTATGTCGGCGACGTCACCGACGAGGCCTCGATCGTGGCGCAGGTCGCGGCGGTCGCGAAGGACTTCGGCGGCATCGACATCCTGGTCAACAATGCCGGCATCGGGACGCTGCATGCGGCCGAGGAGAAGCCGACCGACGACTTCGACCTGACCATCGCCGTCAATCTGCGCGCACCCTTCCTCTATTCGCGCGAAGCCGCCCGCCACATGCTCGCGAAGGGCTGGGGCCGCGTCGTCACCATCGCCTCGCAGGCCGCGGTGATCGGCATCGAGGGCCATGTCGCCTATTCCGCCTCCAAGGCCGGCCTGATCGGCATGACCAACTGCATGGCGCTCGAATGGGGGCCGCGCGGCGTCACCGCCAACTGCATCTCGCCGACGGTCGTCGAGACGGCGATGGCGAAGATCGGCTGGGCCGGCGAAAAGGGCGTCCGCGCCCGCGCCGAGATCCCGACTCGCCGCTTCGCGCAGCCGGACGAGATCGCGCTCGCCGCGATCTACCTCGCCTCGGACGCCGCCGCCATGGTGAACGGCGCCAATCTCATGGTCGACGGCGGCTACACGATC
- a CDS encoding sugar phosphate isomerase/epimerase family protein: MTKLGIHSFVWTGGSTAEALEGAMEKSHRLGYGLIEFPRLDPKKFDVAWLAKRLENYGLKVVVTMGLPPDADVSSEDAASVKRGEAILDDAVAITRDLGGSKLGGIIFSAHNKYRSLPTQKGWDNSVATLAKVADRAKSSGVSLNLELVNRFETNLLNTTAQGLAYIEQSGSDNIFLHLDTFHMNIEEADPAAAIRLAGDKLGYFHIGESNRGYLGSGVIDFTAAFDALHAIGYDDWMTFESFSSEVVDEDLSVTCAIWRNTWTDNVEVARLAKAFIEAKQGEAERKAIANRTP; encoded by the coding sequence ATGACCAAGCTCGGCATTCACTCCTTCGTCTGGACCGGCGGCAGCACCGCCGAGGCGCTCGAAGGCGCCATGGAGAAGTCGCATCGGCTCGGCTACGGGCTGATCGAGTTCCCGCGCCTCGATCCGAAGAAGTTCGACGTTGCCTGGCTGGCCAAGCGTCTCGAGAACTACGGGCTCAAGGTCGTCGTCACGATGGGCCTGCCGCCGGATGCCGACGTTTCCAGCGAGGATGCGGCGAGCGTGAAGCGCGGCGAGGCGATCCTCGACGACGCGGTCGCCATCACCCGCGATCTCGGCGGCTCCAAGCTCGGCGGCATCATCTTCTCGGCGCACAACAAGTATCGCAGCCTGCCGACGCAGAAGGGCTGGGACAATTCGGTGGCGACGCTCGCCAAGGTCGCGGATCGCGCCAAGTCGTCCGGCGTCTCGCTCAATCTCGAGCTGGTCAACCGCTTCGAGACCAATCTCCTCAACACGACGGCGCAGGGCCTCGCCTATATCGAGCAGTCCGGCTCGGACAACATCTTCCTGCATCTCGACACGTTCCACATGAACATCGAGGAGGCGGATCCGGCCGCCGCGATCCGGCTCGCCGGCGACAAGCTCGGCTATTTCCATATCGGCGAGAGCAATCGCGGCTATCTCGGCTCGGGCGTCATCGACTTCACTGCCGCCTTCGATGCGCTGCACGCGATCGGCTACGACGACTGGATGACCTTCGAGAGCTTCTCCTCGGAAGTCGTCGACGAGGATCTCTCGGTGACCTGCGCGATCTGGCGCAACACCTGGACCGACAATGTCGAGGTGGCCCGCCTCGCCAAGGCCTTCATCGAGGCCAAGCAGGGCGAAGCCGAGCGCAAGGCGATCGCCAACCGCACCCCCTGA
- a CDS encoding substrate-binding domain-containing protein — protein sequence MARYTLTRRTLAALAGAGLAALAVGAAHADAAKPRIAAVVQSLDTEFNVLWANAANSHPLVKDGTVTLTVLDGRMDALTQSNQFDTAISEKYDAIIFVPVDINAGNDPVERAKNAGVPVIGSNTLISNTDLYNAYISSNDVEAGKILAKSVFDKMGGKGNVVIVEGMIGQSAQVQRLEGIEATLKDYPDIKVLEQKTANWSRAEALSLVENWLTAHPDQIQGIIGENDEMAIGALEAVKAHGLDPKKIPVAGVDGVTDALLAVQRGEMMSTLQDADAQAQGAIDLALGVVRGADYKPQAKVWDVNGGQLAWDGGKQKQYSVPWVPVTGENVEALLAMRKTQ from the coding sequence ATGGCACGCTACACCCTGACCCGCCGCACGCTCGCGGCGCTCGCCGGCGCCGGCCTCGCGGCGCTCGCCGTCGGCGCGGCCCATGCCGATGCCGCCAAGCCGCGCATCGCGGCCGTCGTGCAGAGCCTCGACACCGAGTTCAACGTGCTCTGGGCCAATGCCGCCAACAGCCATCCGCTGGTCAAGGACGGCACGGTGACGCTCACCGTCCTCGACGGCCGCATGGACGCGCTGACCCAGTCGAACCAGTTCGACACCGCGATCAGCGAGAAATACGACGCGATCATCTTCGTGCCGGTCGACATCAATGCCGGCAACGATCCGGTCGAGCGCGCCAAGAATGCCGGCGTCCCGGTGATCGGCTCCAACACGCTGATCTCCAACACCGATCTCTACAACGCCTATATCTCCTCGAACGACGTCGAGGCCGGCAAGATCCTGGCCAAGTCGGTGTTCGACAAGATGGGCGGCAAGGGCAATGTCGTCATCGTCGAGGGCATGATCGGCCAGTCCGCGCAGGTGCAGCGTCTCGAGGGCATCGAGGCGACGCTCAAGGACTACCCGGACATCAAGGTGCTCGAGCAGAAGACCGCCAACTGGTCGCGTGCCGAGGCGCTCAGCCTCGTCGAGAACTGGCTGACGGCCCATCCGGACCAGATCCAGGGCATCATCGGCGAGAACGACGAGATGGCGATCGGCGCCCTCGAGGCGGTCAAGGCGCATGGCCTCGACCCGAAGAAGATCCCGGTCGCCGGTGTCGACGGCGTGACCGACGCGCTGCTCGCCGTGCAGCGCGGCGAGATGATGTCGACGCTGCAGGATGCCGATGCGCAGGCCCAGGGCGCCATCGACCTCGCGCTCGGCGTCGTGCGCGGCGCCGACTACAAGCCGCAGGCCAAGGTCTGGGACGTCAATGGCGGCCAGCTCGCCTGGGACGGCGGCAAGCAGAAGCAGTATTCCGTGCCGTGGGTCCCGGTCACGGGCGAGAATGTCGAAGCGCTTCTCGCGATGCGCAAGACGCAGTAA
- a CDS encoding ABC transporter permease, which translates to MSDLSASTVSADTRGRALGRFLSRYGILISFLILFVILSFAHPNFLSTGNITNVLRQVSINGILAIGMTFVILTGGIDLSVGSTLAVAGVVAGSLVTGGEPFNPAVAFLAAIAVGGLVGTVNGTLVARFGVPAFVATLGMLSMARGATLLYSDGRPIPNLSPAFRWLGQGFIAGVPVPVIIFLAVFVVAWIVLRFTVYGRWVYAVGGNVKSARTAGIPTRSVIFSVYLLMGALAGLAGAILTARTTSALPQAGLGYELDAIAAVVIGGTSLTGGLGSVGYTLIGALIIGIISNGLDLMGVSSYYQQVIKGAIIVVAVLVDRSRHMNP; encoded by the coding sequence ATGTCCGATCTCTCCGCCTCGACCGTCTCCGCCGACACCCGCGGCCGCGCCCTCGGCCGCTTCCTGTCGCGCTACGGGATCCTGATCTCGTTCCTGATCCTGTTCGTGATCCTCTCCTTCGCCCATCCGAACTTCCTGTCGACGGGCAACATCACCAATGTGCTCCGGCAGGTGTCGATCAACGGCATCCTCGCCATCGGCATGACCTTCGTCATCCTGACCGGCGGCATCGACCTTTCCGTCGGCTCGACGCTGGCGGTGGCGGGCGTCGTCGCCGGCAGCCTGGTGACGGGCGGTGAACCCTTCAATCCGGCCGTCGCGTTTCTTGCCGCGATCGCGGTCGGCGGCCTTGTCGGCACCGTGAACGGCACGCTGGTCGCCCGCTTCGGCGTGCCCGCCTTCGTGGCGACGCTCGGCATGCTCTCGATGGCCCGCGGCGCGACGCTGCTCTACAGCGACGGCCGCCCGATCCCGAACCTCTCGCCGGCCTTCCGCTGGCTGGGCCAGGGCTTCATCGCCGGCGTCCCTGTGCCGGTCATCATCTTCCTCGCCGTCTTCGTCGTCGCCTGGATCGTGCTTCGCTTCACCGTGTATGGCCGCTGGGTCTATGCGGTCGGCGGCAATGTGAAGAGCGCGCGCACCGCCGGCATCCCGACCCGCAGCGTCATCTTCTCGGTCTATCTGCTGATGGGCGCGCTCGCCGGCCTCGCCGGTGCGATCCTGACGGCGCGCACCACCTCGGCGCTGCCGCAGGCCGGCCTCGGCTACGAGCTCGACGCCATCGCGGCGGTCGTCATCGGCGGCACGTCGCTGACCGGCGGCCTCGGCTCGGTCGGCTACACGCTGATCGGCGCGCTGATCATCGGCATCATCTCGAACGGCCTCGATCTGATGGGGGTCTCGTCCTACTACCAGCAGGTCATCAAGGGCGCGATCATCGTCGTCGCCGTCCTCGTCGACCGCTCCCGCCACATGAATCCGTAA